One stretch of Streptomyces sp. NBC_00443 DNA includes these proteins:
- a CDS encoding CHRD domain-containing protein → MAGGPAVGDKDGAAVQFVKVKGDKVSVAVTWRGTGKPTALHIHQGAKGTNGGIKVDFGGLIGKEKGKEKGKGNGKGRSLTGTVTVKDRSLLNALKTDPSSFYANLHTAEFPGGAVRGQLHKVTVAEFDFRDALDNFQASVVKGKQIYECKPAEDGGYAFAQRDVSAVLGGRIAHSFVAPNSGTPQWIARDGSAVTGAVISKTPNGERNIPELDLKATQSGKHRGLLADTAEILRLNTVGGVAPVGSCAPGAIVGVPYQADYVFING, encoded by the coding sequence GTGGCTGGTGGGCCCGCCGTCGGGGACAAGGACGGCGCCGCCGTGCAGTTCGTGAAGGTCAAGGGCGACAAGGTGTCCGTCGCCGTCACCTGGCGCGGCACCGGCAAGCCGACCGCCCTGCACATCCACCAGGGTGCCAAGGGCACCAACGGCGGCATCAAGGTCGACTTCGGCGGGCTCATCGGCAAGGAAAAGGGCAAGGAAAAGGGCAAGGGCAACGGCAAGGGGCGCAGCCTCACCGGCACCGTCACCGTGAAGGACCGCTCCCTTCTCAACGCCCTCAAGACCGACCCGAGTTCCTTCTACGCCAACCTCCACACGGCCGAGTTCCCGGGCGGCGCCGTCCGTGGGCAGCTCCACAAGGTCACCGTCGCCGAGTTCGACTTCCGTGACGCGCTCGACAACTTCCAGGCATCCGTCGTCAAGGGCAAGCAGATCTACGAGTGCAAGCCGGCCGAGGACGGCGGGTACGCCTTCGCGCAGCGGGACGTCAGTGCCGTACTCGGCGGCCGTATCGCGCACTCCTTCGTCGCCCCCAACTCCGGTACGCCGCAGTGGATCGCGCGGGACGGCAGTGCGGTGACGGGGGCCGTCATCTCCAAGACGCCCAACGGCGAACGCAACATCCCCGAACTGGACCTGAAGGCCACCCAGTCCGGCAAGCACCGCGGCCTCCTCGCCGACACCGCCGAGATCCTGCGGCTGAACACCGTCGGCGGCGTCGCCCCGGTCGGGTCCTGTGCACCCGGCGCGATCGTCGGGGTGCCGTACCAGGCGGACTACGTGTTCATCAACGGCTGA
- a CDS encoding LolA family protein → MAPYESDDSTTAAEVDDHRAGRRKAARYVVPVAVVGVAAATIGLVPALADSGDPDLPKITAEQLIEKIAQSDVQQLSGTVKISTDLGLPDLGGLESSFASGAMASGPDGGSSADPTAKLTELASGTHTLRVALDGDDRQKLSLLENASEYSLIHNGKDIWGYDSKSNEVFHGTAEEAKDGHGKEDVPATPKDFAEEALKSVDDTTSVTVDGTAHVAGRDAYRLLIKPKQSGTTVGAITVAVDARTGMPLKFTLTPSSGGAAVIDAGFTQVSFAKPAASTFDFTPPKGAKVTEEGELEGKAREHGGPKSEDELRKELDKELGGLKSEDKLGKASDEGPEVIGEGWNSVAVFDNGGEGVPSGAEVGGDMGGFLDSLGDKVTGKFGSGTVFKTRLINALITDDGKVYVGAVDKDALVKAADSGK, encoded by the coding sequence ATGGCACCGTACGAATCCGACGACAGTACGACCGCAGCGGAGGTCGACGACCACCGCGCGGGGCGGCGCAAGGCCGCGCGGTACGTCGTCCCGGTCGCGGTCGTGGGCGTCGCGGCAGCGACCATCGGGCTCGTCCCGGCGCTCGCCGACTCCGGCGACCCGGACCTGCCGAAGATCACCGCAGAGCAACTCATCGAGAAGATCGCGCAGTCGGACGTACAGCAGCTGTCCGGCACCGTGAAGATCAGCACCGACCTGGGGCTGCCGGACCTCGGCGGGCTGGAGTCCAGCTTCGCCTCCGGCGCCATGGCGTCGGGCCCGGACGGCGGATCGTCCGCCGACCCGACCGCCAAGCTCACAGAGCTGGCGTCCGGCACGCACACCCTGCGCGTCGCCCTCGACGGCGACGACAGGCAGAAGCTCTCCCTCCTGGAGAACGCCTCCGAGTACAGCCTCATCCACAACGGCAAGGACATCTGGGGCTACGACAGCAAGTCGAACGAGGTCTTCCACGGCACCGCCGAGGAGGCGAAGGACGGACACGGGAAGGAAGACGTTCCGGCCACGCCCAAGGACTTCGCCGAGGAGGCGCTCAAGTCGGTCGACGACACCACGTCCGTCACCGTCGACGGCACCGCACATGTCGCGGGCCGGGACGCGTACCGGCTGCTCATCAAGCCGAAGCAGTCCGGGACCACGGTCGGCGCGATCACCGTGGCCGTGGACGCCAGGACCGGCATGCCGCTGAAGTTCACGCTGACCCCGTCGAGCGGCGGCGCGGCAGTGATCGACGCCGGCTTCACCCAGGTCAGCTTCGCCAAGCCGGCCGCCTCGACCTTCGACTTCACCCCGCCCAAGGGTGCGAAGGTCACCGAGGAGGGTGAGCTGGAAGGCAAGGCCCGGGAGCACGGCGGCCCCAAGTCCGAGGACGAGCTGCGCAAGGAGCTCGACAAGGAACTCGGCGGCCTGAAGTCCGAGGACAAGCTCGGCAAGGCTTCCGACGAGGGTCCCGAGGTCATCGGCGAGGGCTGGAACTCCGTGGCCGTCTTCGACAACGGCGGCGAGGGCGTCCCCTCCGGCGCCGAGGTCGGCGGCGACATGGGCGGCTTCCTCGACTCCCTGGGCGACAAGGTCACCGGCAAGTTCGGTTCGGGCACGGTCTTCAAGACCCGCCTGATCAACGCCCTGATCACGGACGACGGCAAGGTCTACGTCGGTGCGGTCGACAAGGACGCGCTCGTGAAGGCGGCCGACTCGGGGAAGTAG